In Crassostrea angulata isolate pt1a10 chromosome 4, ASM2561291v2, whole genome shotgun sequence, one genomic interval encodes:
- the LOC128182091 gene encoding uncharacterized protein LOC128182091, translating into MSSTLFIIVIDWITKNTTSDIPRGIRWGTFTTLEDMDFADYIDIFFHSDQHIQDKTNRLHKYAGSIGLKISTKKSEVMTLNVNNPTAVKVDDHILPHTSTFTYLGSKVTTDGGHGEETDIEQRLSNARTAS; encoded by the coding sequence ATGTCATCAACACTCTTTATCATAGTCATTGACTGGATCACGAAGAATACAACATCTGACATCCCGAGAGGCATCAGATGGGGCACATTCACGACACTAGAAGACATGGACTTTGCAGATTACATAGACATATTCTTCCACTCCGACCAGCACATTCAAGACAAGACCAACAGACTCCACAAGTACGCAGGAAGCATTGGGCTAAAGATAAGCACCAAAAAATCAGAGGTCATGACCCTAAATGTTAACAACCCAACAGCTGTCAAAGTGGACGATCACATCCTCCCACATACAAGCACCTTTACGTACTTGGGTAGCAAAGTAACAACAGATGGTGGCCATGGAGAAGAGACTGATATCGAACAGAGACTATCCAACGCAAGAACAGCATCTTAA